In Vicugna pacos chromosome 10, VicPac4, whole genome shotgun sequence, the following proteins share a genomic window:
- the LOC102533699 gene encoding olfactory receptor 9I1 produces the protein MAKNNLTIVTEFILMGFSDCPTLEIPLFLVFLSFYLVTLLGNVGMIILIQVDTQLHTPMYFFLSHLSLLDACYTSVITPQILATLATGRTVISYGQCAAQFFFFTICAGTECFLLAVMAYDRYVAISNPLLYSVAMNPRICWTSVVGAYVCGVSGAILRTTCTFSLSFCDDNQINFFFCDLPPLLKLACSDTTNTEIVIVFFGNFVILANALVILISYLLIIRAILRVNSLGGRIKTFSTCASHLTSVALFFGTLIFMYLRSGSGKSLEENKVVSVVYTVVIPMLNPLIYSMRNTDVKAAFRKVTGRLQASQSM, from the coding sequence ATGGCCAAGAACAACCTCACCATCGTCACTGAGTTCATCCTCATGGGTTTTTCTGACTGTCCTACGTTGGAGATTCCCCTCTTCCTGGTGTTTCTGAGCTTCTATCTAGTGACCCTTCTGGGAAATGTGGGGATGATCATTCTGATCCAAGTGGATACCCAACTCCACACCCCAATGTACTTCTTTCTGAGCCACCTCTCCCTGCTAGATGCCTGCTACACCTCAGTCATCACCCCTCAGATCCTGGCCACACTGGCCACAGGCAGGACAGTCATCTCCTATGGCCAGTGTGCTGCccagttctttttcttcaccatttGTGCAGGTACAGAGTGTTTCCTGTTGGCAGTGATGGCTTATGATCGCTATGTCGCTATTAGCAACCCACTGCTCTACAGTGTGGCCATGAATCCCAGAATCTGCTGGACTTCAGTGGTGGGAGCCTACGTCTGTGGGGTGTCAGGGGCCATCCTGCGTACCACATGTACTTTCTCCCTGTCCTTCTGTGATGACAATCAGATCAACTTCTTCTTCTGTGACCTCCCACCCCTGCTGAAGCTGGCCTGCAGTGACACAACAAACACTGAGATTGTCATTGTCTTCTTTGGCAACTTTGTGATTTTGGCCAATGCTTTGGTCATCCTGATTTCCTACCTCCTTATCATCAGGGCCATTTTGAGGGTGAACTCTTTGGGTGGCAGGATCAAAACTTTCTCCACATGTGCCTCCCACCTCACCTCCGTGGCCCTTTTCTTTGGGACCCTCATCTTCATGTATCTGCGGAGTGGTTCAGGCAAATCCCTAGAGGAGAACAAGGTCGTGTCTGTTGTCTACACCGTGGTCATCCCCATGCTGAACCCTCTGATCTACAGCATGAGAAACACAGATGTGAAAGCAGCCTTCAGAAAGGTCACTGGTAGACTCCAGGCATCCCAGAGCATGTAG